The following coding sequences lie in one Trueperaceae bacterium genomic window:
- a CDS encoding PQQ-binding-like beta-propeller repeat protein, with translation MFEPGERVDDRYEVLGPLGVGGMAHVFRARDTHLERTVALKVLRPHLTEADSERFRREIRALARLNHPGIVAIYDLGLGKHVYFAMELIEGGPMTDLGPYEGDPESVDRLLGAAITVAEALGYVHRLGMVHRDLTPRNILVTAHGTPKVMDFGLVQLTETSRALTRTGFTLGTPQYMAPEQATGEPTGAATDLYAFGAVLYRAVTGKAAFDADNDQAVLYQHVYGTPTHPQELNPQVPDSLARLILALLEKDPNKRPTSGWAVADTLRAVRAAELQRAPQRAQAGPGRTGAYPTGPANAAALQRLWTVALDEGPQFPSGLSSSAGFLLVGQRSDSLAVVRPADGGLQTSFALHDEASQPPLVIGDTLYVVSRDGAIRAVAWPRGEVAWQRLDDEVVGAAPYGGDLLLAVADGVARWTPAGDERWRAALGAPPAAAPTLHAGLTLVPTRDGWLHAVRTEAGAPAYKVEVGAITAPPSAAGGLLFIPVRQGEVHAFDLAKREVVWSYDLEGEQWSTPVAWQQYVYVVSWGQRLHCLAARSGDDVWTRPLPAPVTAPPVVAAGNLYVVTEGGDLIVLDARSGRVLLLDRVANAAIQAPPLPLGERLFVAALDGTLAAYG, from the coding sequence ATGTTCGAGCCTGGAGAGAGAGTCGACGACCGTTACGAGGTCCTCGGTCCCCTAGGGGTCGGGGGCATGGCGCACGTGTTCCGCGCGCGCGACACCCACCTCGAGCGCACCGTCGCGCTCAAGGTCCTCCGCCCGCACCTGACGGAGGCTGACAGCGAGAGGTTCAGGCGCGAGATCCGCGCGCTGGCACGGCTCAATCACCCCGGCATCGTGGCCATCTACGACCTCGGCCTCGGGAAGCACGTCTACTTCGCCATGGAGCTCATCGAGGGCGGCCCCATGACCGACCTGGGTCCGTACGAGGGCGATCCCGAGAGCGTCGACCGGCTCCTCGGCGCCGCGATCACGGTGGCCGAGGCCCTCGGCTACGTGCACCGCCTCGGCATGGTCCACCGCGACCTCACCCCCCGCAACATCCTCGTGACGGCGCACGGGACCCCCAAGGTCATGGACTTCGGCCTCGTGCAGCTCACCGAGACGTCTAGGGCGCTCACCCGCACGGGCTTCACCCTCGGCACGCCGCAGTACATGGCCCCGGAGCAGGCCACGGGCGAGCCCACCGGCGCCGCGACCGACCTCTACGCGTTCGGGGCCGTGCTGTACCGTGCCGTGACGGGCAAGGCGGCGTTCGACGCCGACAACGACCAGGCCGTCCTCTACCAGCACGTTTACGGCACCCCGACCCACCCGCAGGAGCTCAACCCTCAGGTGCCCGACTCCCTGGCGCGCCTCATACTGGCGCTGCTGGAGAAGGACCCCAACAAGCGCCCGACCTCGGGTTGGGCGGTGGCGGACACGCTGCGCGCCGTCCGGGCCGCGGAGCTGCAGCGCGCCCCCCAACGCGCCCAGGCCGGCCCTGGGCGCACGGGGGCGTACCCGACCGGCCCGGCGAACGCCGCCGCGCTCCAGCGCCTCTGGACGGTAGCGCTCGACGAGGGGCCGCAGTTCCCGTCCGGCCTCTCCTCCTCCGCCGGCTTCCTCCTCGTGGGGCAGCGCTCGGACTCGCTGGCCGTAGTGCGCCCGGCGGACGGTGGGCTCCAGACCTCCTTCGCGTTGCACGACGAGGCGAGCCAGCCGCCGCTGGTCATAGGCGACACGCTGTACGTCGTCAGCCGCGACGGGGCCATCAGGGCCGTCGCCTGGCCCCGCGGGGAGGTGGCGTGGCAACGCCTCGACGACGAGGTCGTCGGCGCGGCGCCGTACGGCGGCGACCTCCTCCTGGCGGTGGCGGACGGGGTCGCAAGGTGGACGCCTGCGGGCGACGAGCGCTGGCGCGCCGCGCTCGGCGCCCCCCCGGCGGCCGCGCCCACCCTGCATGCCGGCCTGACCCTCGTCCCGACGCGCGACGGCTGGCTCCACGCCGTTCGCACGGAGGCGGGCGCCCCCGCCTACAAGGTCGAGGTGGGCGCTATCACGGCGCCGCCCTCCGCGGCGGGCGGCCTCCTGTTCATCCCGGTGAGGCAGGGCGAGGTCCACGCGTTCGACCTGGCCAAGCGCGAGGTCGTCTGGAGCTACGACCTGGAGGGCGAGCAGTGGAGCACGCCCGTCGCTTGGCAGCAGTACGTGTACGTGGTGTCGTGGGGGCAACGCCTGCACTGCCTGGCGGCGCGCAGCGGCGACGACGTCTGGACCCGCCCGCTGCCCGCCCCCGTCACGGCCCCGCCCGTGGTGGCGGCCGGCAACCTCTACGTGGTCACGGAAGGGGGCGACCTGATCGTGCTCGACGCCCGCAGCGGCCGCGTGCTGCTGCTCGACCGGGTAGCCAACGCGGCCATCCAGGCGCCGCCGTTGCCGCTCGGCGAACGCCTCTTCGTGGCGGCGCTCGACGGGACCCTGGCCGCGTACGGCTAG
- a CDS encoding transcriptional regulator: MAKREKSKRLQVVITEEQDSLLTKTAYQLSNPERLVSKSEVVRLGIEMLNRAVEQGELDPEILRALDEA; encoded by the coding sequence TTGGCCAAGCGCGAGAAGAGCAAGCGGCTCCAGGTAGTCATAACCGAAGAGCAGGACTCGCTCCTCACCAAGACGGCGTACCAACTCTCCAACCCGGAACGGTTGGTCTCGAAGTCCGAGGTCGTGCGCCTGGGCATCGAGATGCTCAACCGGGCCGTGGAGCAGGGCGAGCTCGACCCAGAGATCCTGAGAGCCCTCGACGAGGCCTAG
- the murA gene encoding UDP-N-acetylglucosamine 1-carboxyvinyltransferase, producing MPQDDILLVRGGTPLIGEIAAYRAKNSALYLMLAALLTDEQVVLRDVPQLSDVLVSEEILRHVGVATRWEGHDLHLHAANLVSHHAPYSLVSKMRASFVIMGALLGRTGEARVSMPGGCAFGPRPVDRHITAFEAIGASIQEEDGDFYAFRHGKLSGTVAFESPTVGGTQNVILAAALSAGEVVIENAAREPEVPDLANMLRAMGADIEGAGTSTVRIRGVERLRGVDYRPIGDRIEAGTYLLAAAATRGRITVTDAAPEHMSAVLDALERTGVVVTRGQDSVSIDATGPLRPIDVEAREYPGIPTDLQAPFSAYLATLPGLSHVRDHVYPDRFTHVDELVRAGARLVLEDQCLEIRGGPLKGTAMHAADIRAGGALIVAALAAEGLSEVSGMRYVDRGYERVAERLRSLGARVELAVAKQASTATGTYGN from the coding sequence ATGCCGCAAGACGACATCCTACTGGTGCGAGGAGGAACGCCCCTCATAGGGGAGATAGCGGCCTACCGAGCCAAGAACTCGGCTCTCTACCTCATGCTGGCCGCCCTCCTGACCGACGAGCAGGTGGTGCTGCGGGACGTCCCGCAGCTCTCCGACGTGCTCGTGAGCGAGGAGATCCTGCGCCACGTAGGCGTGGCCACGCGCTGGGAGGGGCACGACCTCCACCTCCACGCCGCTAACCTCGTCTCGCACCACGCGCCGTACTCGCTCGTCAGCAAGATGCGCGCCTCGTTCGTGATCATGGGCGCCCTCCTCGGCCGCACGGGCGAAGCCCGGGTGAGCATGCCCGGCGGCTGCGCCTTCGGCCCCCGCCCCGTCGATCGCCACATCACGGCCTTCGAGGCCATCGGCGCGAGCATCCAGGAGGAGGACGGCGACTTCTACGCGTTCCGGCACGGCAAGCTGTCCGGCACGGTCGCGTTCGAGTCCCCGACCGTCGGCGGCACGCAGAACGTCATCCTAGCCGCGGCGCTCTCCGCCGGCGAGGTCGTCATCGAGAACGCCGCCCGCGAACCCGAGGTCCCGGACCTCGCCAACATGCTGCGCGCCATGGGCGCCGACATCGAGGGTGCCGGCACGAGCACCGTCCGTATCCGGGGCGTCGAGCGGCTCCGAGGCGTCGACTACCGGCCCATCGGCGATCGCATCGAGGCGGGGACCTACCTCCTCGCCGCGGCCGCGACGCGCGGACGGATCACCGTGACGGACGCGGCGCCCGAGCACATGAGCGCCGTCCTCGACGCCCTCGAGCGCACTGGGGTCGTCGTCACGCGCGGCCAGGATAGCGTGAGCATCGACGCCACCGGACCCCTGCGCCCGATCGACGTGGAGGCGCGGGAATACCCCGGCATCCCGACGGACCTGCAGGCCCCGTTCTCCGCCTACCTCGCCACGCTGCCGGGCCTGAGCCACGTCCGCGACCACGTGTACCCCGACCGCTTCACGCACGTCGACGAGCTCGTGCGCGCGGGTGCCAGGCTCGTCCTGGAGGACCAGTGCCTGGAGATCCGCGGCGGGCCCCTCAAAGGCACGGCCATGCACGCCGCCGACATCCGCGCCGGCGGAGCCCTGATCGTGGCCGCACTGGCCGCGGAAGGGTTGAGCGAGGTCAGCGGCATGCGTTACGTCGACCGCGGTTACGAGCGCGTCGCCGAGCGCCTGCGCTCGCTCGGCGCGCGGGTGGAACTCGCCGTGGCCAAGCAGGCGTCGACCGCTACCGGGACGTACGGCAACTGA